In a single window of the Scyliorhinus canicula chromosome 1, sScyCan1.1, whole genome shotgun sequence genome:
- the vps29 gene encoding vacuolar protein sorting-associated protein 29 isoform X1, whose translation MAYHRLVLVLGDLHIPHRCNTLPAKFKKLLVPGKIQHILCTGNLCTKESYDYLKTLAGDVHIVRGDFDENLNYPEQKVVTVGQFKIGLIHGHQVIPWGDMASLALLQRQLDVDILISGHTHKFEAFEQESKFYINPGSATGACNALEGNIIPSFVLMDIQASTVVTYVYQLISDDVKVERIEYKKS comes from the exons ATG GCCTATCACAGA TTGGTGCTGGTATTGGGAGACCTTCACATTCCTCACCGCTGTAACACATTGCCAGCCAAATTTAAGAAGCTGTTGGTTCCTGGTAAAATTCAGCATATCTTGTGTACAGGAAATCTTTGCACTAAAGAAAGTTATGATTACCTTAAAACACTGGCTGGAGATGTCCACATTGTCAGAGGAGATTTTGATGAG AACCTGAATTACCCAGAACAGAAGGTGGTAACAGTGGGTCAATTCAAAATTGGTTTGATCCATGGTCACCAGGTAATTCCCTGGGGTGATATGGCCAGCTTGGCTCTACTGCAACGACAACTGGATGTAGATATCCTAATTTCTGGTCACACGCACAAGTTTGAAGCCTTTGAGCAAGAGAGCAAGTTCTATATTAACCCAGGCTCTGCCACAGGTGCATGCAATGCACTGGAAGG TAATATCATCCCTTCATTCGTATTGATGGACATTCAAGCATCCACAGTAGTCACTTACGTTTATCAGCTGATTTCTGATGATGTAAAAGTAGAACGAATTGAATACAAAAAATCCTAA
- the vps29 gene encoding vacuolar protein sorting-associated protein 29 isoform X2: protein MLVLVLGDLHIPHRCNTLPAKFKKLLVPGKIQHILCTGNLCTKESYDYLKTLAGDVHIVRGDFDENLNYPEQKVVTVGQFKIGLIHGHQVIPWGDMASLALLQRQLDVDILISGHTHKFEAFEQESKFYINPGSATGACNALEGNIIPSFVLMDIQASTVVTYVYQLISDDVKVERIEYKKS from the exons ATG TTGGTGCTGGTATTGGGAGACCTTCACATTCCTCACCGCTGTAACACATTGCCAGCCAAATTTAAGAAGCTGTTGGTTCCTGGTAAAATTCAGCATATCTTGTGTACAGGAAATCTTTGCACTAAAGAAAGTTATGATTACCTTAAAACACTGGCTGGAGATGTCCACATTGTCAGAGGAGATTTTGATGAG AACCTGAATTACCCAGAACAGAAGGTGGTAACAGTGGGTCAATTCAAAATTGGTTTGATCCATGGTCACCAGGTAATTCCCTGGGGTGATATGGCCAGCTTGGCTCTACTGCAACGACAACTGGATGTAGATATCCTAATTTCTGGTCACACGCACAAGTTTGAAGCCTTTGAGCAAGAGAGCAAGTTCTATATTAACCCAGGCTCTGCCACAGGTGCATGCAATGCACTGGAAGG TAATATCATCCCTTCATTCGTATTGATGGACATTCAAGCATCCACAGTAGTCACTTACGTTTATCAGCTGATTTCTGATGATGTAAAAGTAGAACGAATTGAATACAAAAAATCCTAA